GGCCACCCCGGAATAGTTCACCAGGTCGCCGCGCGACAGTCGGGCGTGGTGGACCGGTAATTCGTCGCCGACCTTCACGTCATCGAAGGATGGTGTCCCCGGGGTGCGGGTCATGCCCCCGGGTGCGATCCGAACCTCGTCTGTGGGACGGACTGTCTTCTCGTAGTCCGTTTCGGAGTAGTCGATTCCGGCGAGGTTCACGTCGTGCATCATCACTTGCTGCGCGACGGTCCTGATCCCCGGATCGACATCCTCGGCAGTGACGCCGACGACGGTGGTGTGTAGGGTGTGCACCCGCTCGCCGGCGGTATCGGTGAAGGTATTGGTCACCGTGATCAAGTCTCTGCCGGCGATCCGGCGCACCGATGACAGTTCGACATCAATGTGCAGTTCGTCGCCGGCCACGATCGGTCGGTGTTGCTCGAAGACTTCTTCGGTCTGCAGATACATCTCGTAACCGATGACGATGGACTCGAACAAGTGCCGATTGGCTGCCATCGCCGGAGCCGACGTGAAGGTCAGCGGAGCCACCAGGTCCGAATATCCCAGCTCAGCAGCGGCGTCGAGTTTCCAGTGCGCAGGATGATAGTCCTGCACGGCACGGGCGAACTCGCGCACTTTCTCACGGCCGACCTGGTACGTGTCGTCGATCTGGTAGAAGTGACCGACCCGCGCTTCGAGTGCTGACGCTTCTGCTGCTGCTGTCATATTTTTGCCCAACTTTTCTGTAGGCCTGTTCATGGAAGCCGACCTACGCACACTAACGCGGCCGCACCAGGCCACCGGAGGCCGCAACGCGGATGACACCGACGATGGCGGCGGTTGCGGGTCAGCTTGGTCGACGCGACAGTTCACGATCTGTCCCCTGATCGCCCAGCTTGTGCCGGTCGGTTCTGGCGGCGCAGTGACAAGCTCGCCTGCGTTGCACCAGTCATCGGCGGGATTCCACTGGACGGCGTCACCCCGTAGGAAGACCAGCCGTGCCACAGCGCCCAGCACGGACCATCGGCGTTCGAGCAGCAGGCGGCCTGAGTATTGAGGAAGCGCCGAGCGTAATGCCATTTCACACGTCGCGGGCAACCCCTTCCTCGAGCTTTCCAAGGCTGGCCACGCTGACCGGCAGAGGAAAATTTCAGCAGACCCCTTGCCAAGACCGGCGTCCCGCGTTATATAAAAACTATGCCGCAAGGCACAGATAATCGAGCAGTTAGACAGCAGATAGGAGTGTTGGAGGTGACGACCATGTTGGTTCGTAGCGATCCGTTTCGTGACCTCGATCGCTTCACTCAGCAGGTATTCGGCACCGCGGCGCGTCCGGCCGTGATGCCGATGGACGCCTGGCGCGATGGCGAGCAATTCGTGGTCGAATTTGATCTGCCCGGAATCGATGAACAGTCGCTGGACCTCGACATCGAGCGCAATGTGGTGACGGTGCGCGCCGAACGCCCCGATGTGGACCCAAGCCGGGAAATGCTGGCCACCGAACGGGCGCGTGGGGTGTTCACCCGCCAGCTGGTGCTCGGCGACAATCTCGACACCGACCGTATCGACGCGCGCTATGACGCCGGGGTGCTGAGGTTGTGTATTCCGGTGGCCGAGAAGGCCAAGCCGCGCAAGATCGCCGTCGAGCGCGGAGATAGGCGGCAGACCGCAATCAGCGCGTGATGGGCCGGTGTGATGCTGACGGAACGTGGGTTGATGACAACGCACTGCAGCACCGGGACAGCTTCGGAACACGCCACGGGCACTGGGGCTTCACCAGAGCAGCAGCTGGCGCTTTTACCCGACGTTGACCCAGAAACCTTGGTGCTGATTGCCGAGGTCGACGCGATCTTGTGCGCGGCGGAAGCGACCCTGCTTCGTCGGCCACCGGCGCCACCAGTGACTGGGTGTGCTCGACTCGGGCCCCGGTCACCTGGTCGGTCGTGGGAGGTAGACGCGCAGCCTTGGAGCGCGCCACCGCACACTGTGCGCGCCGTTCAGCGCGGCCCTCCGCGCCGAAGCACCCGGCCAACCCGTGACACAACACTCTAGAAAGGCAGGTGATGGCATCACAGCGAGGATGACTGGGCAGTCCGCCGATCCGGGCAATACCAAAGGGCAACACCTCAGTCCTTGCGCGGACGAGGACAGGCCACTGCCAAGCCAGGCACCTCGGCCCGGGGCGGACCGCCCACCCTCCCATCAGCCACAGAAGTTTCGTCAGAGTGAAAGGCCTTGCTAGTCAGCAGTATTCGTCACCGACGAGGGAAAGGATAGCTGTGATCGACAAAGCCATGCTCAACAGCGCTGCACGCCGGCACTCGGTGAGGCTGCACAACTTAATGCCGGTGGAGGCCGACCCCGCCGACTGGGCAGAACAGCAACAGCTAGTGCCCCTGCCCGATGACGAATATCCCCATGTCGGTGGGGACCGCCGCGTCCTGATCGCGGCATCAAGCGGACTCGAGGTCGACTGAAAGCCGAATGCCGTCAGCCGTCCCGTCAACGCCGATAATCACTCACGCGAGACGGCGGTCTTCAAAAGGCCAAGTCGTAACAGACCCACAGCAACGGCCCGACCACGATCAGCGCCAGCAACGTGACCCCGCCGATCAGCCGCCATGCGACGGTTGAGCGAAAGACAACCGCCGTAACCGCTGACACCGTGGCCAGGACGATCAGCACGGTCGCGATGACGACCTCGGTCCGGGCCGACTGCACCGCAGACTCGGAGAGTGGCGGGAAAAATCCCGCTTCGAGTCTGAACGCCAACGCGGGAGTGCTCTCGGCCATCAGCAACAGGAGGGTCGCGATCATCATCGAGCCCAAACCGACCAGTGACAGGCATGCCCCAAAGATGTTGCGGTTGGCCGGATCTATCGGGCCGGTGTAGTGGGGCATTTCATCCACCCCCAAATCGTAGGACTTCGTCGCCTGCGGTGGGGCCAGACTTGTTCTCCGAGGTGTAGCCGTCATGTGACCTTCTCGCGACGGCAACCGAGGACGCTCGTCACGTGACGGTAATCGCGGCGATCTGCGCGCTCACGACGGCAACATGCATCGGCTACTACTTCGGGCGCCGCGCCAGCACCCCGCGGCCCACCTGGACGAGGCGCACCAGCCGAATCGCACTGGGCAAGCTGGCATTCAACCTGCTCGCGCTGATCACAGCCCGCCGGCTCCAGCAGAGCTTGCGCCTCGAGCGGATCTTCTTCAATAAACGAGGGTCGAGACCGGTTGTCCCCCTTGAGCTTCTGCGGGGTAGCGTCGTGCGCATGCGGTCCTCCTAGAGTGCTGTAAGCATTCCGCCGCATCGACCGTCGTTGAGAAGGAAGAGAGCTGGCATGGCTGCGCTGCAGGGCAAG
The sequence above is drawn from the Mycobacterium marseillense genome and encodes:
- a CDS encoding fused (3R)-hydroxyacyl-ACP dehydratase subunits HadA/HadB; amino-acid sequence: MTAAAEASALEARVGHFYQIDDTYQVGREKVREFARAVQDYHPAHWKLDAAAELGYSDLVAPLTFTSAPAMAANRHLFESIVIGYEMYLQTEEVFEQHRPIVAGDELHIDVELSSVRRIAGRDLITVTNTFTDTAGERVHTLHTTVVGVTAEDVDPGIRTVAQQVMMHDVNLAGIDYSETDYEKTVRPTDEVRIAPGGMTRTPGTPSFDDVKVGDELPVHHARLSRGDLVNYSGVACDANPLHWDENLAKLAGQPDVIAHGMLTMALGAGFGSAWSGDPGAVTRYAVRLSQPVVVSASEGADIEYSGRIKSLDPETRTGVVIVGAKSAGRKIFGLATLNIRFR
- a CDS encoding Hsp20/alpha crystallin family protein; the encoded protein is MLVRSDPFRDLDRFTQQVFGTAARPAVMPMDAWRDGEQFVVEFDLPGIDEQSLDLDIERNVVTVRAERPDVDPSREMLATERARGVFTRQLVLGDNLDTDRIDARYDAGVLRLCIPVAEKAKPRKIAVERGDRRQTAISA